In the genome of Candidatus Rokuibacteriota bacterium, the window CCTGGCCATCATCTTCAAGGGGCCCGCGGGCTTCAGGCTCCAGTCCATCGAGACGGGCTTCGAGGGGTTCATCACGGCGCTGGGCGGCTTCAAGACCGATGACGCCGTCCAGCCGACCATCATCGCGACCGTGGTCCGCTTCAAGAACTTCCTCAAAACCTCGGGCGAGACCCAGGTCATCATGACCGTCCCGCAGGAGTAGGGCCGGCGGCGAGGAGACACGATGACGATTAACGCGCGTGAACAGCCCCCGGCAGGGCACATCGTCCTCACCTACGAGGACTACTGCGCCCTGCCCGACGACGGAAAGCGCTACGAGATCATCGAGGGAGAGCTGTACGTGACGCCTTCACCGGGCCGCGCCCACCAGCAGTTCGCCGCCAACCTGCTTGTCGCCCTCAAGCCCTTCGTGGCTGCTCGGGGACTCGGTGAAGTCTTCATCGCCCCGTTCGACGTCATCCTCGAGGAGACCTCCGTGGTCGTGCCGGACCTGCTGTTTGTCACCCGAGAACGCTCCGGGATCGTCACCGATCGAGGGGTCCGGGGCG includes:
- a CDS encoding Uma2 family endonuclease; the protein is MTINAREQPPAGHIVLTYEDYCALPDDGKRYEIIEGELYVTPSPGRAHQQFAANLLVALKPFVAARGLGEVFIAPFDVILEETSVVVPDLLFVTRERSGIVTDRGVRGAPDLIVEILSPGTGRRDRVEKAKLYARHGVRHYWLADPETRVLEVYELSEGQYRRAASLAGDDTFSPPLLPGLTIPLSSLWG